A single window of Hymenobacter sp. APR13 DNA harbors:
- a CDS encoding tape measure protein — MELENLRVVIDCKIDEFEYGIKQAEKGLGRLTDYAKQSGTALSTFITAPLLLLGGAAIKTGADMQALEMGFRAVYKGSKDVGEELKKTLEIAKLPGLGLKEALQGATALQAAGFAAEESRKILLSFGNALATVGKGKAELDRVTLALTQINNTSNVMGQDLNQLKQALPQVGEVLQKAFGTTSAEGLRQLGITSKEFIATLTSEFGKLPQVTSGLKNTLENLSDTGVLALSKLGNTANKVLDLEAVAGRLGAKLEELATAFENLDPVTQKAIFVVAGLAAAAGPLLLALGAVGSAVSVVSTGLAVLGGPITLAIAGVAALAAGIAYLAATSGDSANEFKLQREQLNGVNAAAESLLKQYEALKSKTNKTKEEQAELNKVMERLNETVPGAADSWDSYGNILTINSARVRAFTEDNKALLKTVNAAEIAETRKKLSEAAEVYRNFYDQRKQIEKQGFVAVATLGDASGQGGELIKYGKNTKEYSDFIKRAGAAHEAVRGLTLQLNNLTGVQNANTGATKAAGAADDADTSKKKAKITTLKQLQDALKKALEVRFNEKDASKFAAEDAVIESLREQIKQFKQVGSAGSKAADDIKQAYDTLAKSLSKINADVKIKPKFEYDAAGERAKAFEAFRDSFIDAGGNQNNKSFIAAGVSYKTNIELSKQYQEELKKQKDAENLKTKQADFLKDIADNLERTNQEYAVLGSRYDILRERGSLLESGIKKATELFGLQSDEVTNLTNQLKANNAEVDRRKDVEVRYDVKLSGPVGVPDPVIKTTSATGEDLSAGTREQAKALREAATAYAEAKVEGEAYGVSLDTVSRQAENAYQRLSILKAEGVSPLSEAFIQAQADFDNAQFGVKAQQGLADMNSAIESGLATAAGNMSAGIANVISGAAPISSLGGILLGAVGDILIQLGKLAITTGVTVKAIKSAFTNPFTAVAAGVAAIALGTLVKGAATSILSGGGSSGTGAVANVGSSVGSGAGNVSAQQKQNLTLEVKFQPVELRADGPTLRSSMSVDEYRLGTKR, encoded by the coding sequence GTGGAATTAGAAAATTTACGGGTAGTCATTGATTGTAAGATTGATGAATTTGAATATGGAATAAAACAAGCGGAAAAAGGCTTAGGTAGATTAACTGATTACGCGAAGCAATCCGGTACCGCGCTATCCACTTTCATAACAGCTCCCTTACTGCTGTTAGGTGGTGCGGCTATTAAAACGGGCGCTGATATGCAAGCGTTGGAAATGGGTTTCCGCGCCGTATACAAAGGCTCCAAGGATGTAGGGGAAGAGCTAAAGAAAACGCTGGAAATAGCCAAGCTCCCTGGTTTAGGCTTAAAGGAAGCGCTTCAGGGTGCCACTGCTTTACAAGCGGCTGGATTTGCGGCTGAAGAGTCTAGGAAGATTCTACTCAGCTTTGGTAATGCCCTGGCTACCGTTGGTAAAGGCAAAGCCGAATTAGACCGGGTAACGCTAGCACTCACTCAAATCAACAACACATCCAATGTGATGGGTCAAGATTTGAACCAGCTCAAGCAAGCCTTGCCACAGGTGGGAGAGGTGCTACAGAAAGCATTTGGTACTACCAGTGCGGAGGGGTTGCGCCAACTAGGTATTACCAGCAAAGAATTTATTGCCACGCTCACCAGTGAGTTTGGCAAGTTGCCACAGGTAACCAGCGGGTTGAAGAACACCCTTGAAAACCTGTCTGATACGGGCGTGTTGGCACTTTCTAAGCTAGGCAACACCGCGAACAAGGTATTGGATTTGGAGGCTGTAGCGGGTCGTTTAGGCGCTAAATTAGAAGAGCTGGCAACGGCATTTGAGAACTTAGATCCGGTTACCCAAAAGGCAATCTTTGTAGTAGCTGGTTTGGCTGCCGCTGCCGGTCCCTTGCTGCTAGCATTGGGTGCGGTTGGTTCGGCTGTTTCGGTGGTGTCTACGGGACTCGCTGTGTTGGGTGGTCCAATCACTTTAGCTATTGCTGGTGTTGCTGCCTTAGCGGCTGGTATTGCGTATTTGGCGGCTACCAGTGGTGACAGTGCGAACGAGTTTAAACTACAGCGTGAACAGCTAAACGGGGTGAATGCTGCTGCTGAGTCCCTGTTGAAGCAGTATGAAGCGCTGAAGAGCAAAACCAATAAGACGAAAGAAGAGCAAGCTGAATTGAACAAGGTGATGGAGCGGTTAAATGAAACCGTTCCTGGCGCTGCTGATTCATGGGATAGCTACGGTAACATATTAACGATTAATAGCGCAAGGGTTAGAGCCTTTACAGAAGATAATAAAGCACTGCTGAAAACGGTGAATGCTGCTGAAATTGCTGAAACGCGTAAGAAGCTTTCGGAAGCTGCTGAAGTGTACCGTAACTTTTATGACCAACGTAAGCAGATTGAAAAGCAAGGGTTTGTAGCTGTAGCAACATTGGGTGATGCTAGTGGGCAAGGTGGTGAGCTGATTAAATACGGGAAGAACACGAAAGAATATTCTGACTTTATTAAACGTGCTGGTGCTGCACATGAAGCCGTTAGAGGTCTGACTTTGCAGTTGAATAACTTAACTGGTGTTCAGAACGCAAATACGGGAGCTACTAAAGCGGCTGGTGCTGCTGATGATGCTGATACATCTAAGAAGAAAGCGAAGATTACCACGTTAAAGCAGCTACAGGACGCATTGAAGAAAGCGTTGGAAGTTCGTTTTAATGAAAAGGATGCTTCCAAGTTTGCGGCTGAAGATGCTGTTATTGAATCACTGAGAGAACAGATAAAGCAATTCAAACAGGTTGGTTCGGCTGGTTCTAAGGCTGCTGATGATATAAAGCAAGCCTACGACACATTAGCTAAATCACTCAGCAAAATTAATGCTGATGTAAAGATTAAACCAAAGTTTGAATATGATGCAGCCGGTGAACGTGCTAAAGCGTTTGAGGCATTTCGTGATAGTTTTATTGATGCCGGTGGTAATCAGAATAACAAATCATTCATTGCGGCTGGTGTTAGCTATAAAACCAATATTGAATTAAGTAAGCAATATCAGGAAGAACTAAAGAAGCAGAAGGATGCTGAGAATCTGAAAACCAAACAAGCGGATTTCTTAAAGGATATAGCCGATAACTTAGAACGCACTAATCAGGAATATGCTGTATTAGGATCACGTTATGATATTCTACGTGAACGTGGTTCCTTGTTGGAGTCTGGTATTAAGAAAGCTACTGAGTTGTTTGGGTTACAATCCGATGAAGTAACCAACCTAACGAATCAATTAAAAGCGAATAATGCAGAAGTTGATAGACGCAAGGATGTAGAGGTACGCTATGATGTGAAGCTATCCGGTCCGGTTGGTGTTCCTGATCCTGTGATCAAAACAACCAGCGCCACTGGTGAAGATCTTTCAGCCGGTACCAGAGAGCAAGCCAAAGCCCTACGCGAAGCAGCAACCGCCTACGCTGAAGCAAAGGTTGAAGGGGAAGCATATGGTGTGAGTCTGGATACTGTCAGCAGACAAGCGGAAAATGCCTACCAGCGCCTTTCTATCCTGAAAGCGGAAGGGGTAAGTCCGTTGTCTGAAGCCTTTATCCAGGCACAAGCGGATTTTGATAATGCTCAGTTCGGGGTGAAAGCTCAGCAAGGGTTAGCCGACATGAACAGCGCTATTGAATCCGGTTTAGCTACGGCGGCTGGTAATATGTCGGCTGGTATTGCAAACGTGATTTCAGGTGCCGCACCAATCAGTTCATTGGGTGGCATTCTACTAGGTGCTGTTGGGGATATCCTGATTCAGCTAGGGAAGCTAGCCATTACCACTGGTGTTACGGTGAAGGCTATCAAATCTGCCTTTACCAACCCATTCACGGCTGTAGCGGCTGGTGTGGCGGCTATTGCGTTGGGTACCTTAGTGAAAGGTGCGGCTACCAGTATTCTCAGTGGTGGTGGTAGCTCTGGTACGGGTGCTGTAGCCAACGTTGGTAGCAGTGTCGGTAGTGGAGCTGGTAATGTATCAGCTCAGCAGAAGCAGAACCTGACACTAGAAGTGAAGTTCCAACCAGTAGAGCTACGTGCAGATGGTCCCACGTTGCGTTCATCAATGAGTGTAGATGAGTACCGATTAGGAACAAAACGATAA
- a CDS encoding phage tail tube protein — protein sequence MATIINAVDVVIKVDDVVVGCAQSAEFTMSREMDEASCAASGGWKQVSPGQKSWSASFAALYRSFTVAEDATQVSFDELFDKLDDGVAVTLEFGKVVTGGTRYSGEAYVSEIKYSQPDKGNVTWNANFTGNGEFVKITA from the coding sequence ATGGCAACAATTATAAATGCAGTTGATGTTGTAATCAAAGTTGATGATGTAGTAGTAGGTTGCGCACAGTCAGCAGAATTTACTATGTCGCGTGAAATGGATGAAGCATCTTGTGCTGCTTCAGGTGGTTGGAAACAGGTAAGCCCCGGTCAAAAATCATGGAGTGCTAGCTTCGCTGCCTTGTACCGTTCTTTCACCGTTGCTGAAGATGCAACTCAGGTAAGCTTTGATGAACTATTTGATAAGTTGGATGATGGTGTAGCAGTAACCCTGGAATTTGGTAAGGTGGTAACTGGTGGTACTCGTTATTCGGGTGAAGCCTATGTTTCTGAAATTAAGTATTCGCAACCTGATAAGGGTAATGTAACGTGGAATGCAAACTTTACTGGTAACGGTGAATTTGTTAAAATCACAGCTTAA